The proteins below are encoded in one region of Arenibacter algicola:
- the bshA gene encoding N-acetyl-alpha-D-glucosaminyl L-malate synthase BshA, producing MKIAIVCYPTFGGSGVVATELGIALANRGHEVHFITYRQPVRLELLSNKIYFHEVHVPEYPLFHYQPYELALSSKLVDTIKLFGIELLHVHYAIPHAYAGYMAKKMLEEEGIYIPMVTTLHGTDITLVGKHPFYRPAVNFSINQSDVVTSVSQNLKESTLELFDIKNEIEVVPNFIDKRKYSMHFTDCQRSLMASEDEKIITHISNFRKVKRIPDVIHIFNKIQKQIPAKLIMVGEGPEKEGAERLCEELGIASKVIFLGNSNEIDRILCFSDLFLLPSQTESFGLAALEAMINRVAIISSNTGGIPEVNRQGITGYLSDVGNVEEMAENALKILSDDQTLEKFKNNAAKAAMDFDILKVLPLYEAIYEKALLARHESLQQN from the coding sequence ATGAAAATAGCAATAGTATGTTATCCCACTTTTGGAGGTAGCGGGGTAGTGGCAACAGAATTGGGAATTGCCCTGGCAAATAGAGGGCATGAAGTCCATTTCATTACTTACCGCCAACCAGTGCGTTTGGAGTTGCTGAGCAATAAGATTTACTTTCATGAGGTACACGTACCTGAGTACCCCTTGTTCCATTACCAACCGTATGAATTGGCTCTTTCCAGTAAGCTGGTAGATACTATTAAGTTGTTTGGCATTGAGTTATTGCATGTGCATTATGCCATTCCGCACGCCTATGCCGGGTATATGGCCAAGAAGATGTTGGAGGAGGAGGGAATTTATATCCCTATGGTTACCACCTTGCACGGTACGGATATAACCTTGGTTGGCAAACATCCGTTTTATAGGCCAGCAGTCAATTTTAGTATAAATCAGTCCGATGTGGTTACCTCGGTTTCCCAAAACCTCAAGGAGAGTACGCTGGAATTGTTCGATATAAAAAATGAAATAGAGGTTGTCCCGAATTTTATAGATAAAAGGAAATACAGCATGCACTTCACAGACTGTCAGCGATCCCTGATGGCCTCGGAAGATGAAAAAATTATAACCCACATCAGTAATTTTAGAAAGGTAAAGCGCATTCCTGACGTGATACATATTTTTAATAAGATTCAAAAACAAATACCCGCCAAGTTGATCATGGTGGGGGAGGGGCCTGAAAAAGAAGGTGCCGAACGTTTGTGCGAGGAGCTTGGGATTGCCAGTAAGGTAATCTTTTTGGGTAATAGTAATGAAATTGATAGGATTTTATGTTTTTCGGATCTCTTCCTTTTGCCGTCGCAGACTGAAAGTTTTGGACTGGCCGCTTTGGAGGCAATGATCAATAGGGTAGCCATAATTTCAAGTAATACAGGGGGAATACCGGAAGTTAACCGTCAAGGCATCACTGGCTATTTAAGCGATGTAGGCAATGTAGAGGAGATGGCCGAAAATGCACTCAAGATATTGAGCGACGACCAAACTTTAGAGAAGTTCAAGAACAATGCGGCCAAAGCCGCTATGGATTTTGATATCTTGAAAGTGCTACCATTGTACGAGGCAATATATGAAAAGGCCTTATTGGCGAGACACGAAAGTTTACAGCAAAATTAA
- a CDS encoding OmpA family protein, translating to MKTYALGIAIFCALSFNCISGQELQLNSKDSIVSSSWMIGLGYNFVDDSGDMIKELFDFKDQWNAVAFPSRLSLGRYFKNGLGVEAIGTYNKYKVGKLIDGSINSTEMDYFGLDARLSYDLNKLIGETSWFDPYVGVGIGYSEASNEGRGTYNAVVGFRTWISDRFGLDFSSSGKWTMDNSLTNHLQHSASLMYRFDIEKGLSKKGLEKLALIQENQRVSDSIAAAKKAEEEARLMAERLAQEKEKARLAAEEQARKDAENKRRTDLENKIKDLGNVYFSLNSSNLSKEYKELLDKLAMLMEENPALTLKVGSHADSRGAEKYNQWLSEKRVKQTLDYLIGQKGIDASRLTGDGYGETQLTNECDNNTYCPESKHKLNRRSEFEIVEF from the coding sequence ATGAAAACCTACGCGCTTGGTATTGCTATTTTTTGTGCTCTCTCATTTAATTGTATTAGTGGCCAAGAACTACAATTGAATTCCAAAGACAGTATTGTGTCCAGTTCATGGATGATTGGCTTGGGTTATAATTTTGTGGATGATTCGGGGGATATGATTAAAGAATTATTCGATTTCAAAGATCAATGGAATGCAGTTGCTTTTCCGTCCCGTCTAAGTTTGGGTAGATATTTTAAAAATGGTTTGGGGGTCGAGGCCATTGGGACGTACAATAAATATAAAGTTGGCAAACTAATAGATGGCAGCATTAACTCAACTGAAATGGACTATTTTGGTTTAGACGCCAGATTAAGTTATGATCTAAATAAGTTAATAGGTGAAACTAGTTGGTTTGATCCTTATGTAGGGGTAGGGATTGGTTATTCCGAAGCAAGTAATGAAGGAAGAGGAACTTATAACGCAGTGGTGGGTTTCAGGACATGGATTTCCGATAGATTTGGTTTAGATTTCAGTTCCTCGGGTAAGTGGACCATGGACAATTCTTTAACCAATCATTTGCAACATTCTGCTTCATTAATGTATCGCTTTGACATTGAAAAGGGTTTAAGTAAAAAAGGACTTGAAAAGCTTGCCTTAATCCAGGAAAACCAAAGAGTTTCCGATTCCATTGCTGCTGCTAAAAAGGCCGAAGAAGAGGCCAGACTTATGGCCGAGCGTTTGGCCCAAGAGAAAGAAAAAGCAAGATTGGCTGCAGAAGAGCAGGCTAGAAAAGATGCAGAGAACAAGAGAAGGACAGATTTGGAGAATAAAATCAAAGATCTGGGCAATGTATACTTCAGTCTCAACTCTTCGAACCTTAGCAAGGAATACAAGGAATTGTTGGACAAGTTGGCCATGTTAATGGAAGAAAATCCAGCATTGACCTTAAAAGTCGGATCACATGCCGATTCCAGAGGAGCGGAGAAATACAACCAATGGCTATCTGAAAAGAGGGTAAAACAGACCTTGGATTATTTGATCGGTCAGAAGGGAATAGATGCTTCAAGGTTAACTGGTGATGGATATGGAGAAACCCAATTAACGAACGAATGTGACAATAACACCTACTGTCCTGAATCCAAACATAAACTGAATAGAAGATCTGAGTTTGAGATTGTTGAGTTTTAA
- a CDS encoding PQQ-dependent sugar dehydrogenase gives MALNLKAKSGKRTSLICLVFFIGIIYCHSQVTYQDAFPNLSFEYPTEIMNANDGTNRLFVLEQAGRIKVFQNDQGTTVVNTFLDIQSTVSFSSGQEIGLLGLAFHPNFRQNRYFYVYHTRQSSVSGINVEIVLARYTVMANNPNLADASTRLEILSFDKNQGNSNHNGGKIAFGPDGYLYLSIGDGGGGGDPNKNAQNLNNVFGSILRIDVDLDGNNTVESNPDEPNGNYEIPSDNPRVGQNGLDELFAWGIRNTWKFSFDRPTGRMWGADVGQGDMEEINLIVKGGNYGWNRFEGNTVEDGSTVLATTPDLKPIFEYGRGNGDISITGGYVYRGASNNPQIKDKYIFGDYITGRVWALGYDPSSGDATSELLFRTNGQYISSFGLDETGELYFSDYGTSSKLYKIIGGNNGPQTIAVNGVGDWYGMGEGTNGTVGAMAATSDDAIVVAGGFTAAGNMAPSNIALYDPELEWNELANGANGDIKSIAIDSEGNVFVGGDFTQIGGIPANNIAVWSGSWSALGQGTNGPVSSIAIAPDNKVYVGGTFEIAGGTTVNNIALWSDGSWLPLTDATTGTAGTNNEVRAISIDQSGHIYIGGNFDSAGGESAPRIAVWDGTDWSTLGQGTSGFVQAIAITQEHVYAGGNFAIAGNNTVNRIARWDRTSMLWEAMGQGLSGNVNALAIDGDYLYAGGNFETASDETDINMIVNNIARWSEDKGWEALGNGTDVGVGNIVNSLTFDGTKSRLYVGGTFDSAGEDSANNIAIWSETLVLPPINPEATELLYPNPFEHLINVEVKNSTQDTINAVLYTISGILVSSKSYPIQNDLVTLEFPILSSGLYYLKIQNEDTDKAYKVIKR, from the coding sequence ATGGCTTTAAACTTAAAAGCAAAATCAGGAAAAAGAACATCTCTAATATGTTTGGTTTTCTTCATTGGAATAATCTATTGCCATTCCCAAGTAACTTATCAAGATGCCTTTCCAAACCTTAGTTTCGAATATCCCACGGAAATAATGAATGCCAATGATGGCACGAACAGGTTGTTCGTTCTGGAACAAGCCGGACGAATAAAGGTTTTCCAGAACGACCAAGGCACTACCGTAGTGAATACTTTTCTAGACATCCAGAGTACCGTCAGTTTTTCCTCTGGGCAGGAAATTGGACTTTTAGGACTAGCCTTTCATCCTAATTTCAGACAAAACAGATATTTTTATGTTTACCACACACGACAGAGCAGTGTCTCCGGTATCAACGTAGAGATCGTTTTGGCCAGGTACACCGTAATGGCCAACAATCCAAACCTTGCTGATGCTTCAACCCGGTTGGAAATCTTAAGCTTCGACAAGAACCAAGGCAATTCCAACCATAATGGCGGTAAGATCGCCTTTGGCCCGGACGGCTACCTTTACCTCTCCATAGGGGACGGAGGCGGTGGCGGCGACCCCAACAAGAACGCACAAAATTTGAACAACGTCTTTGGAAGCATCCTTAGGATAGATGTTGACCTCGATGGGAATAACACCGTTGAATCAAACCCAGACGAGCCCAACGGCAATTATGAGATACCCTCCGACAATCCCAGGGTGGGACAAAATGGATTGGACGAACTCTTTGCCTGGGGAATAAGGAACACTTGGAAGTTCTCCTTTGACCGACCTACAGGGCGCATGTGGGGAGCCGATGTGGGACAAGGGGACATGGAGGAGATCAACCTTATCGTAAAAGGAGGGAATTATGGATGGAACAGGTTCGAGGGGAATACTGTTGAAGACGGATCCACAGTACTGGCCACCACCCCGGATTTAAAGCCCATCTTCGAATATGGCAGGGGCAATGGGGACATCTCCATAACCGGGGGGTATGTATACAGGGGCGCAAGCAACAATCCCCAGATAAAGGACAAGTATATCTTTGGCGACTATATCACTGGCAGGGTATGGGCCCTTGGTTACGACCCCTCTTCAGGGGACGCCACATCCGAGCTGCTTTTTAGGACCAACGGGCAGTACATCTCATCCTTTGGCCTGGATGAAACGGGAGAACTTTACTTTAGCGATTATGGAACATCATCAAAACTCTACAAAATAATCGGAGGCAACAATGGCCCCCAGACCATTGCGGTCAACGGAGTTGGCGATTGGTACGGCATGGGGGAAGGGACCAATGGGACCGTTGGTGCAATGGCGGCCACGAGCGACGATGCTATCGTTGTTGCCGGAGGTTTTACCGCAGCAGGCAATATGGCCCCGTCCAATATCGCCCTGTACGACCCAGAATTGGAATGGAATGAATTAGCCAATGGCGCCAACGGGGACATAAAAAGTATTGCCATAGATAGTGAGGGCAACGTTTTTGTGGGAGGCGATTTTACCCAAATAGGCGGGATCCCTGCAAACAACATTGCCGTTTGGAGCGGAAGTTGGTCCGCACTGGGCCAAGGGACCAACGGCCCCGTTTCTAGTATCGCAATCGCGCCGGACAATAAAGTGTACGTTGGCGGCACCTTCGAAATCGCCGGCGGCACCACTGTAAACAACATTGCCCTTTGGTCCGACGGCTCTTGGCTGCCTTTGACGGACGCCACTACCGGGACAGCGGGGACCAATAATGAGGTGCGCGCTATTTCAATAGATCAAAGCGGCCATATCTACATCGGGGGGAATTTCGACTCGGCGGGAGGAGAATCGGCTCCTAGGATCGCGGTTTGGGACGGCACCGATTGGAGTACTTTGGGCCAGGGAACTAGCGGCTTCGTCCAGGCAATTGCCATTACACAGGAACATGTCTATGCGGGGGGAAACTTCGCCATTGCCGGAAACAATACCGTGAACAGGATCGCGCGATGGGACCGTACGTCCATGCTATGGGAAGCCATGGGACAGGGGCTTAGCGGCAATGTGAACGCACTGGCCATAGATGGCGACTACCTGTATGCAGGGGGAAATTTCGAAACGGCCTCCGATGAGACGGACATCAACATGATCGTAAACAATATTGCCCGATGGAGCGAGGACAAAGGCTGGGAGGCTCTGGGCAACGGAACCGATGTTGGGGTCGGCAACATCGTAAACTCCTTGACGTTCGACGGCACAAAATCCAGGTTGTATGTGGGCGGTACTTTTGACAGTGCAGGCGAAGACAGTGCAAATAACATTGCCATTTGGTCTGAAACATTAGTCCTTCCTCCAATCAATCCTGAGGCTACAGAATTACTCTATCCAAATCCATTCGAGCATTTAATAAATGTAGAAGTGAAAAATTCTACACAAGACACAATAAATGCCGTACTCTATACAATTTCTGGGATATTGGTAAGTTCAAAGAGTTACCCAATTCAAAATGATTTAGTTACACTGGAGTTCCCCATCTTATCCAGTGGTCTATATTACCTGAAAATACAAAATGAGGATACGGATAAGGCGTATAAAGTTATTAAAAGATGA
- a CDS encoding fibronectin type III domain-containing protein produces MKIVLISGFIFLLTASCSKDNNSKENVEVTPRQIELIFPENVSECIEGSVISVTQSEVVFRWAPLENTDTYEVHITNLFLSETRTYSTQNTQLPITIQRGTPYTWYISSPNNPMSIPSDTWSFYNSGNQTEYYIPFPAQYIQPENGTILTTNLNSVILEWIGNDLDSDILEYDVYFDETTPPAIYQEKYNKNSITIVTLSSGKKYYWRISTRDVLGNESNSNIFTFEVE; encoded by the coding sequence ATGAAAATAGTATTAATTTCAGGATTCATATTCCTTTTGACAGCCTCATGTAGCAAGGACAATAATTCGAAGGAGAATGTAGAGGTTACCCCGAGGCAAATCGAATTGATTTTTCCTGAAAACGTTTCCGAATGTATAGAGGGAAGTGTTATTTCGGTAACACAAAGTGAAGTAGTTTTCAGATGGGCGCCATTGGAGAACACGGACACCTATGAGGTACATATCACAAACCTATTTTTATCTGAAACAAGAACTTATTCAACCCAAAATACACAATTGCCCATTACCATCCAAAGAGGTACCCCCTATACTTGGTACATTTCCTCTCCAAATAATCCCATGTCAATACCTAGCGATACTTGGTCCTTCTATAATTCAGGTAACCAAACGGAATATTATATCCCATTTCCGGCCCAATACATTCAACCAGAAAATGGGACCATTCTGACCACCAATCTAAATTCAGTTATCTTGGAATGGATTGGAAATGATCTGGATTCAGATATTTTGGAATATGACGTTTATTTCGACGAAACAACTCCTCCAGCCATTTATCAGGAGAAATACAATAAGAACAGCATTACCATAGTTACCTTATCTTCAGGTAAAAAATATTATTGGAGAATTTCCACAAGGGATGTATTGGGCAATGAATCCAACTCAAATATTTTTACCTTTGAAGTCGAATAG